A stretch of DNA from Candidatus Methanomethylicota archaeon:
AAGAATATCTCCAGGAATTACTAATTTTATAATGTTAATAATTAAAAATAATGGAAGTGATTTTGCAAAAGATTTAGTTGTAAAAATAAATCCTACTACAAATCAACTTACTCTTGTAGGAAATAATACATTTACAAAATCATATTTAGAAATAGGAGAGGAATTTGAAATTCCATTAATGCTATATTTAGAACCAAAAACTTATGGAAGTCTTCCAATTTACATAACATTAAATTATAAAGATAGTAGAAATGCAAGTTATCAAGATTCTATTACTATAGGACTATTAAGTGAAGAAGAATCTTCACCAAAAATAGAAATTTTTACAAAATCTAATGAACTTAATCCAAATTCAATAAATAAAGTAATTATAGAAGTGAAAAATACTGGGAAAAAAGCTGCTAAGGATTTATCTATAAATTTAGCATCTCAATCACCACAAATTGCAGTTATTATAGGAAGTGGAATAGCAATAAAAGATATTCTTGAACCTAATGAAACTTGGGAAATAGAAAAAGAAGTATTCATACAACCAAATGTATATGGTGGAGTTCCTCTTTATGTTCAAGTAAGTTATGAAGATGAGCTTAAGAATAAATTTACTTATACAACTCCTATAGGATTTGAAATTAAAGGAGAGCCTTCCATAGCAATATCTTCAGCTTATTATATTCCATCACCAGTATTTCCAGGAGATAAATTAGTTAGAGTAGTATGTGTACTTGTAAATAATGGAAATTATACAGCACAAGATGTTGAAGTCACTCTTGGAAGAATAGATAATATTATTTATCCTTCATATGCTGGATCAGATCGCTTTAGAATACCATTTTTAACTGTAGGAGGGACGATAACAATAGAATTTAGAATAAATGTATTTGATGAAGTAGAAGCTGGTTATTATGAATTGCCAATTAATATTAAAACTAAAAGTGAAGTTTATAATACATCTTTACCATTAACAATATATGAAAAAGCTAATTTAATAATTGATAAAATTTATTTTGATAAAGAAGTTGTACCAGGAAGTAGAAGTGTAAAACTCTTCTTAGATATTAAAAATATTGGAAATAGTACTGCAGAAAATGTTAGAATTTCCCTAATATCAGCATATATTACAGGATCAACAGTAACAGTTTTAGGAAATCTTCCTGGAGGAAGTAAAAGAACAGTTATGATGGAAGTTGATATAAGTGAAAGAACTAATCCAGGACTTTTAGATGTAGATATAGAAATTACATGGAATCAAGAAGGAAGAAGTTTAACAAAAAGTATTACAGTAGAGGTTCCAATAAAAGAAGTAAAAATGTCAATTTATTTATGGATAATTTTACCATTAATTATAATAACAATAATACTATTAAGGAAAAAGATAATGGAAAAAATTAAAGTTTTAATTCATCATTTTTCTTAATAGCTTTTTCTAATACTATTTTTCTCTCAATACTAGCAACAATTTTCCTTGTCCATATTACTGCATCTGGATTTACACTTATACTATCAATTCCACATCTTACTAAGAATTCTGTAAGCTCGGGATATACACTTGGTCCTTGACCACATATACTTACTGTTCTTCCATATTTATGAGCTACTTTTATAAGATGAGAAATTGCTCTTAGAACTGCAGAATCTCTTTCATCAAAGTATCTAGAATCTTGTTTTGGTAAAATTGGAGAATCTCTATCAACGCCTAATATTAATTGAGTTAAATCATTACTACCTATGCTAAATCCATCACATAATTTAGCAAATTCATCTGCCATGAATATTATCGATGGTACTTCTGCCATTAACCATACTTTAAAATCTCTATTTCTTTCCAAACCTTCATTTTTCATTATTTCAAGACATTTTTCTACTTCCCATGTTGTTCTTACAAAAGGAAGCATTACATGAACATTTTTTAATCCAAGTATATCTCTAACCCTCTTTATAGCTCTACATTCTAGTCTAAAAGCTGGTTCATATTCTTTAGAAATATATCTACTAACTCCTCTCCATCCAAGCATTGGATTATTTTCAATAGGTTCATATTTTTCACCACTTTTTAATTGTCTATACTCATTTGTTTTAAAATCACTAAAACGAACAATAACTGGTCTAGGATGAATAGCTCGAGCTACTTGAGCAATTCCCTCAGCTAATTTTTCTATAAAAATATCTTCTTTACCATTTTCTATTAATTGTAATGGATGCTCTCCTATAATATCAGCAATTATAAATTCTATACGCATTAATCCTATTCCATCAAATGGCAAATCTTTATATTTTTCAATTACACTAGGTTCTCCTAAATTCATTAATATCTTTGTAGCTGTTGGAATATATGTCTCAGGATAGACAATTTTCTGAATTTCTTCTTTTTCTTCAGGAATAACCTCTCCATCATATACTACACCATGAGTAGCATCTACAGTTATTATTTGACCTGTTTTAATTACAGATGTAGCATTTACTGTACCAACAATACATGGTATTCCAAGCTCTCTACTTACAATAGCAGCATGACAAGTAATTCCACCACTATTAGTAACAATGGCTTTTGCTTTTTTAAGAGTTGGACCCCAATCAGGTGAAGTCATATGAGTTACAAGAATTTCTCCAGTTTGAAGTTGATGTGCATCTTTAACATCAAGTATTACTCTAGCTGGACCTGAAACAATTCCAGGAGATGCAGGTAATCCTTTTAATATTGGAGTGGCTGCTTTTGCTTTAATAGGTTTTTCAATTTTAATTCTTTGAGACCAAACAGTTTCTGGTCTAGCTTGTAATATATAAAGTCTATTATCATCTGAGTCTAATGCCCATTCTATATCCATAGGAATACCATAATGCTTCTCAATTTCTATAGCATATCTAGCAAGTAAAACAACTTGATCTTTAGTAATACATGGTTTTTCACGCATTTCTTCAGGTACAGGAACTTCCTTTATCAAACCTTCACCAAAAT
This window harbors:
- the ppsA gene encoding phosphoenolpyruvate synthase, encoding MSIKQYVIPFEQLRKSDVILVGGKNANLGELISIGIPVPPGFAITAEAYKAYIEYNNLSSQIFDLLSKVDVLDSVALEETSSKIRKIIESGKIPEEIEIEIINAYRELGKKIGKENPSVAVRSSATAEDLPNASFAGQQETYLFVEGEESLLKYVKKCFSSLYTPRAITYRRTKGFDDRKVYLSVGVQKMVNSKASGVMFTLDPVTGDRDVIVIEGTFGVGETIVQGRVRPDQFVVDKKSLTILKERISQKSRMAIRASSDFGEGLIKEVPVPEEMREKPCITKDQVVLLARYAIEIEKHYGIPMDIEWALDSDDNRLYILQARPETVWSQRIKIEKPIKAKAATPILKGLPASPGIVSGPARVILDVKDAHQLQTGEILVTHMTSPDWGPTLKKAKAIVTNSGGITCHAAIVSRELGIPCIVGTVNATSVIKTGQIITVDATHGVVYDGEVIPEEKEEIQKIVYPETYIPTATKILMNLGEPSVIEKYKDLPFDGIGLMRIEFIIADIIGEHPLQLIENGKEDIFIEKLAEGIAQVARAIHPRPVIVRFSDFKTNEYRQLKSGEKYEPIENNPMLGWRGVSRYISKEYEPAFRLECRAIKRVRDILGLKNVHVMLPFVRTTWEVEKCLEIMKNEGLERNRDFKVWLMAEVPSIIFMADEFAKLCDGFSIGSNDLTQLILGVDRDSPILPKQDSRYFDERDSAVLRAISHLIKVAHKYGRTVSICGQGPSVYPELTEFLVRCGIDSISVNPDAVIWTRKIVASIERKIVLEKAIKKNDELKL